In Deltaproteobacteria bacterium PRO3, a single window of DNA contains:
- a CDS encoding SAM-dependent DNA methyltransferase translates to MTSTTQITQKLWNYCNTLRDDGLSYGDYVEQLTYLLFLKMSDERTKSPYNQPSPIPAKFNWPSLLKRDGDDLFDHYRHALEILGNEKGLLGLIFNKAQNKIQDPAKLRRLIVDLIDKENWSSLSADVKGDAYEGLLEKNAQDTKSGAGQYFTPRALIQGIVEVIQPRPNETICDPACGTGGFLLAAHDYLVAKNPNLSKAEKRKLKENTFKGFELVQSVARLCAMNLLLHGIGSQDYEPIAVVDSLAAEPSERFDIVLTNPPFGKKSSITIVGEEGKVSKEKDSYERTDFWATTSNKQLNFLQHVKSLLKINGRAAVVVPDNVLFEGGAGETIRRKLLHECDVHTLLRLPTGLFYAQGVKANVLFFDRKEAGEKPWTQKLWIYDLRTNLHFTLKENPLKRSHLDEFVACYNVKNRRQRKEKERFKAFTYEDLLKRDKINLDIFWLKDESLEESANLPAPEVIAQEIVTDLEAALEQFSLISEDLGRERRPG, encoded by the coding sequence ATGACTTCCACTACGCAAATTACCCAAAAACTCTGGAACTACTGCAACACACTCCGCGACGACGGCCTCTCCTACGGCGACTACGTCGAGCAACTCACTTATTTGCTCTTCCTCAAGATGTCCGACGAACGGACGAAATCGCCATATAATCAGCCGAGCCCCATCCCCGCAAAATTCAACTGGCCCTCCCTATTAAAGAGAGACGGCGACGACCTCTTCGATCACTACCGCCATGCCCTTGAAATTCTGGGCAACGAAAAGGGCCTGCTTGGGCTGATCTTCAACAAGGCCCAGAATAAAATCCAAGACCCCGCCAAGCTGCGTCGCCTGATCGTCGACCTGATCGACAAGGAAAACTGGTCTTCTTTGAGCGCCGACGTGAAGGGCGATGCCTACGAAGGGCTCTTGGAGAAGAACGCCCAAGACACAAAGTCGGGGGCCGGGCAGTACTTCACGCCGCGCGCCCTGATCCAGGGGATCGTGGAGGTCATTCAGCCGCGTCCCAACGAGACCATCTGCGACCCCGCCTGCGGCACCGGGGGTTTTCTCCTGGCGGCTCATGACTACTTGGTGGCCAAAAATCCCAACCTGTCCAAGGCGGAGAAGAGGAAGCTAAAAGAAAACACCTTCAAGGGCTTCGAGCTCGTGCAAAGCGTGGCGCGGCTCTGCGCGATGAATCTGCTCCTTCACGGCATCGGCAGCCAGGACTACGAGCCCATTGCAGTGGTAGATTCCCTCGCCGCCGAGCCCAGCGAGCGTTTCGACATCGTCCTGACCAATCCGCCCTTCGGAAAGAAAAGCAGCATCACGATCGTGGGAGAGGAGGGCAAGGTCTCCAAAGAGAAGGACAGCTATGAGCGAACGGACTTTTGGGCCACCACCTCCAACAAACAGTTGAATTTCTTGCAGCACGTCAAATCCCTGCTCAAGATCAACGGCCGTGCGGCGGTGGTGGTGCCCGACAACGTCCTCTTTGAAGGCGGGGCCGGCGAGACGATACGCCGAAAGCTCCTCCATGAATGCGACGTGCACACCCTGTTGCGTCTGCCGACCGGGCTTTTCTACGCCCAAGGGGTCAAGGCCAATGTCCTGTTTTTCGACCGGAAGGAAGCGGGCGAAAAGCCCTGGACCCAAAAGCTATGGATCTACGACCTGCGCACGAACCTGCATTTCACCCTCAAGGAAAATCCGCTCAAGCGTTCCCATCTGGACGAATTCGTGGCCTGCTACAACGTCAAAAATCGCCGCCAAAGGAAGGAAAAGGAACGCTTCAAGGCCTTCACCTACGAGGATCTCCTCAAACGGGATAAAATCAACCTGGATATCTTTTGGCTCAAGGACGAGAGCCTCGAAGAATCCGCCAACCTCCCGGCCCCCGAAGTCATCGCCCAAGAGATCGTTACGGATCTCGAGGCCGCCTTGGAGCAGTTTTCATTGATTTCCGAGGATTTGGGCCGCGAAAGAAGGCCTGGATAA
- a CDS encoding DUF1016 domain-containing protein — translation MKRSRLKTVKAAPKKAKAVKAEGFEEVVAMIQASKRRALQAVNTELIDLYWRVGEYISRKIETAAWGEGVVDNLAAFIAKCHPEIKGFTRRNLFRMRQFFETYRHDKKVSPLVTQLPWTHNLLILSRCKRPEEREFYLRLSLREGWGKRDLERQLAGALFERAVLSPPKVSPVVRQLHPGATNVFKDSYLLDFLDLPDGHSEQELEGALVSNLRQFLTELGADFAFVGEQVRLQVGKKDYALDLLFFHRGLNCLVAIELKIDEFKPEYLGKLEFYLEALDRDVRKPHEKPSIGVLLCATKDTEVVEYALSRSLSPALIAEYQTKLPEKRLLQRKLHEFYLLAEPGKMKVIGRNQVLKVNKKRNKLFVQKNAK, via the coding sequence AGCGCCGGGCCTTGCAGGCGGTGAATACGGAACTCATCGATCTCTACTGGAGGGTCGGCGAGTACATCAGTCGCAAGATCGAGACGGCGGCTTGGGGCGAGGGGGTAGTCGACAACCTAGCGGCCTTTATCGCGAAATGCCATCCCGAGATCAAAGGGTTTACCCGGCGAAATCTCTTTCGGATGCGGCAGTTCTTCGAGACCTACCGACACGATAAAAAAGTGTCACCACTGGTGACACAATTGCCCTGGACACACAACCTGCTCATTTTGAGCCGTTGCAAGCGGCCCGAGGAGCGGGAATTTTATTTAAGACTTTCTCTGCGCGAAGGTTGGGGAAAACGGGATCTGGAACGGCAGCTCGCGGGAGCCTTGTTCGAGCGGGCGGTCTTGTCGCCGCCAAAAGTGTCACCGGTGGTGAGACAATTGCACCCCGGGGCCACCAATGTCTTCAAAGACAGCTATCTGCTTGATTTTCTGGACCTTCCAGACGGTCATTCCGAGCAAGAATTAGAGGGTGCCCTGGTTTCTAATTTAAGGCAGTTTCTCACGGAGTTGGGGGCAGATTTCGCCTTCGTGGGGGAGCAGGTTCGCCTCCAAGTGGGAAAGAAGGATTACGCCTTGGACCTGCTCTTCTTTCATCGCGGCCTAAATTGCCTGGTGGCGATCGAGCTGAAGATCGACGAGTTCAAGCCGGAATACCTGGGCAAGCTGGAGTTTTACCTGGAGGCCCTGGATCGCGACGTCCGCAAGCCCCACGAGAAGCCCTCGATCGGGGTCTTGCTGTGCGCGACCAAGGATACGGAGGTGGTGGAGTACGCGCTGAGCCGTTCGCTCTCGCCGGCCTTGATTGCGGAGTATCAGACGAAGTTGCCGGAGAAGAGGTTGTTGCAGAGGAAGTTGCATGAGTTTTACTTATTGGCGGAGCCGGGAAAAATGAAAGTAATTGGAAGAAATCAGGTATTAAAGGTCAATAAGAAAAGAAATAAATTATTTGTTCAAAAAAATGCCAAGTAA